Proteins encoded in a region of the Ornithodoros turicata isolate Travis chromosome 3, ASM3712646v1, whole genome shotgun sequence genome:
- the LOC135389407 gene encoding uncharacterized protein K02A2.6-like: MTSQGLTEAACASTTGPLAPPFNPFAVEPPGKSDFKRPEGWRRWATRWERYRVISGLQKQDASTQINTFLYAMGSGAEDVLISLRLTEEAANDYVQLKAAFDKYFVPSKNVIYERARFNLRSQMEHETVEEFVKELHSLAEFCDFGPLKDELIRDRIVVGLRDRALSERLQLDASLTLEKAVSMARNSETVKGQQSLIRGNGPTSETVVEALTSAKSGATKGSRSRTEPRTGYPEVQSAPCKWCGSRQFHQRTDCPAQGKTCNLCKKLGHFASVCKSASPSHKSGTRRRQQGKARRAVEEVFLGDIRNPSSSDAWYIIAKVDGKPVNFKVDTGADVTAVPPTALSSQARNSLTQPLKSLYGPGRAKINTLGQVEAQVDWNGKTTTQEIFVVQGLQHALLGRPAIKALDVLPQLLSVNHDVGLNAVPSEFQCLFGSLGRMKATYSIRLKQDARPHAVTYPRRVALPLLPGVQAELHRMEELGVIKKVEHATEWCAPMVVVRKKNGSLRICVDYGELNAQVVRERIFMPTVEENLNKVTQAKVFSKLDCNAGYWQAPLSPESCELTTFITPLGRYQFLRLPFGIATAPEFFQREMLRILQGLEGTVCHMDDVLIFGRNEDEHDKRLHAVLRTLKDAGVTLNEEKCQFRRSRIHFLGHILGANGISADPDKTEAIRKMPAPQSVSELRSFFGMLNHLAKFLPHMAEKTKALRDLLASDAAWYWGPQQQEAFEKIKEELASTPVLTYYSPLRPHTLSVDASSYGLGAVLLQDESNGERHPVAYASRALTTTEQRYAQVEKEALAVTWACEKFRMYVLGLPFQVQTDHKPLVPILTSKRLDDLTPRLQRLRMRTLEYDFSVTYVSGKELYTADVLSRNPVPDVNGNNDMLESAVKDFEVLTVDLLPASRNMLSRIRNALRVDQTLCRVMEYCETQWPPANTLPADLRRYASLSGELSVVRGLLLRGSRLVVPPVLRNEILERLHTGHQGITRCRARARESAWWPGISLELQDYIRRCPTCQEHRIPGVEPLMQSTLPQRPWETIGMDLFYANGRSYLVVVDYFSKFFELSRLKTTTSANVIAKIRPMFARFGVPDVVRSDNGPQFASGEFQRFLSTQGIKHVTSSPHFPQSNGQAERTVQTAKALLKKELDVNSALLAHRTTPGSCGHAPAELLMGRRLQSNVPVNPKSLIPSWPYLHTYRRRYRKQQVARATVYDSRHRVAERPELRSGTTVCILAGAGAHGTILGMNGGTNGGWPHKANHETPTGVVFNRSRTETADNSRQTSNSANTTGPRRGQDTGWPSG, from the coding sequence ATGACGTCCCAAGGACTCACAGAAGCTGCCTGCGCATCGACAACCGGCCCTCTGGCACCGCCTTTCAACCCGTTCGCGGTGGAACCTCCTGGGAAGTCTGACTTTAAGCGGCCAGAGGGGTGGAGGCGATGGGCCACACGATGGGAACGCTACCGAGTGATATCCGGACTCCAAAAGCAGGACGCTTCAACTCAGATCAACACGTTTCTCTACGCGATGGGTAGCGGAGCAGAGGACGTGCTCATTTCGTTGCGTCTGACCGAGGAAGCAGCCAACGATTACGTGCAACTGAAGGCGGCCTTCGACAAGTACTTCGTCCCGAGCAAGAACGTCATATACGAGCGCGCGCGCTTCAACCTTCGATCCCAGATGGAACACGAAACTGTGGAAGAGTTCGTGAAGGAGCTTCACAGTCTGGCAGAGTTCTGCGATTTCGGTCCATTGAAGGACGAATTGATCCGAGACAGAATTGTTGTCGGCCTACGAGACCGGGCGTTGAGCGAACGCCTGCAACTCGACGCAAGTCTCACCTTGGAGAAAGCCGTGAGCATGGCCCGGAACTCCGAAACCGTCAAGGGACAACAGAGTCTCATTCGCGGAAATGGCCCAACCTCGGAAACCGTCGTGGAGGCTTTGACTTCGGCGAAATCTGGAGCGACAAAGGGGAGCCGGTCCCGCACTGAGCCACGTACTGGGTACCCTGAAGTACAATCTGCACCTTGCAAGTGGTGCGGTTCACGCCAGTTTCATCAAAGGACTGACTGTCCGGCTCAAGGGAAAACTTGTAATCTCTGCAAGAAATTAGGGCACTTCGCCTCGGTATGCAAGTCAGCATCCCCGTCACACAAGTCCGGAACTCGTCGGCGACAGCAAGGCAAAGCACGACGAGCGGTTGAAGAGGTTTTCCTTGGTGACATCCGAAACCCATCGTCTTCTGATGCATGGTACATCATAGCCAAAGTTGATGGTAAACCTGTGAATTTCAAGGTCGACACTGGCGCGGATGTTACGGCTGTGCCGCCCACTGCGCTTTCTAGTCAAGCCCGCAACTCTCTTACTCAGCCTCTCAAATCACTCTACGGTCCTGGAAGGGCCAAGATAAATACCCTTGGGCAAGTAGAAGCTCAAGTCGACTGGAATGGGAAGACGACGACCCAGGAGATCTTTGTCGTTCAGGGTCTCCAGCATGCTTTGTTGGGCCGCCCTGCCATAAAAGCATTGGATGTGCTTCCACAGCTACTCTCGGTTAACCACGATGTCGGACTGAACGCAGTCCCATCGGAGTTTCAGTGCCTATTCGGGTCTCTGGGGCGAATGAAGGCTACGTACAGCATCCGACTAAAGCAAGATGCAAGACCACACGCCGTCACTTATCCACGGCGGGTCGCACTGCCACTGTTACCGGGCGTTCAAGCCGAGTTGCACCGGATGGAAGAGCTTGGCGTCATCAAGAAGGTTGAACACGCTACGGAATGGTGTGCGCCAATGGTCGTCGTCAGAAAGAAGAACGGAAGCCTGCGCATTTGCGTAGATTACGGCGAACTAAACGCACAGGTTGTCCGCGAGCGCATCTTTATGCCGACAGTTGAAGAGAATCTCAACAAGGTCACACAGGCAAAAGTTTTCAGCAAGCTCGACTGCAATGCTGGCTACTGGCAAGCGCCTCTCTCCCCAGAAAGCTGCGAACTGACGACGTTTATAACGCCACTGGGAAGATACCAGTTTTTGCGTCTTCCATTTGGAATTGCTACTGCCCCTGAGTTTTTCCAGCGCGAGATGCTCCGGATCCTGCAAGGACTCGAAGGCACAGTGTGCCACATGGACGACGTTCTGATATTCGGGCGGAACGAAGACGAGCACGATAAGCGACTGCACGCTGTGCTACGTACGCTAAAGGATGCCGGCGTGACTCTCAACGAGGAAAAGTGTCAATTCAGAAGATCCAGAATCCACTTCCTTGGGCACATACTTGGCGCTAACGGTATCTCTGCAGACCCGGACAAGACCGAAGCGATTCGGAAGATGCCAGCACCGCAGTCGGTTAGCGAGCTGCGCTCATTTTTCGGCATGCTCAACCACCTTGCAAAGTTTCTTCCTCACATGGCCGAAAAGACGAAAGCCCTCCGCGATCTTCTGGCGTCAGATGCTGCGTGGTACTGGGGCCCTCAGCAACAGGAAGCTTTCGAGAAGATAAAAGAAGAGCTCGCGAGCACCCCTGTTCTCACGTACTACTCCCCTTTGCGCCCACATACGCTGTCAGTAGACGCGTCGTCGTATGGTCTCGGAGCGGTACTCCTACAGGACGAGTCGAATGGCGAACGTCATCCAGTTGCGTACGCTTCCAGAGCACTGACTACGACTGAGCAGCGTTACGCGCAAGTAGAAAAAGAGGCCTTGGCGGTAACGTGGGCGTGTGAGAAATTTCGTATGTACGTGCTGGGCCTCCCTTTTCAAGTACAAACGGACCACAAGCCTCTGGTACCGATCCTGACTTCTAAGAGGCTAGATGACCTGACTCCTCGTCTGCAAAGACTGCGAATGCGCACCTTGGAGTACGACTTCTCAGTCACATATGTATCCGGCAAGGAGTTGTACACTGCCGACGTGCTTTCCAGAAATCCGGTTCCCGACGTCAACGGCAATAATGACATGCTGGAGTCGGCTGTCAAGGACTTCGAGGTCCTCACCGTAGACCTGCTGCCGGCATCACGCAACATGCTATCGCGCATCAGAAACGCTTTGCGGGTAGATCAAACATTGTGCCGAGTAATGGAGTACTGCGAAACACAATGGCCTCCTGCCAACACCCTCCCAGCCGATCTGCGTAGGTACGCCAGCCTCTCCGGGGAGCTCTCTGTCGTCAGAGGTCTGCTCCTACGTGGGTCTCGTCTGGTCGTGCCCCCAGTTCTTCGCAATGAAATCCTGGAAAGGTTGCACACAGGACACCAGGGGATTACGAGGTGCCGTGCGAGAGCTCGGGAGTCAGCGTGGTGGCCAGGAATCAGTCTGGAACTACAGGACTACATACGTCGATGCCCGACCTGCCAGGAGCATCGAATCCCGGGGGTGGAACCACTAATGCAGTCGACGCTACCGCAACGACCGTGGGAGACGATAGGCATGGACTTGTTCTACGCCAATGGACGAAGCTACTTGGTAGTCGTCGACTATTTTTCGAAGTTTTTTGAGCTGAGCAGACTCAAGACCACAACGAGCGCAAACGTAATTGCGAAGATTCGGCCTATGTTCGCACGGTTTGGCGTGCCTGACGTTGTTCGGTCGGACAACGGCCCTCAATTCGCATCAGGAGAATTTCAGCGGTTTCTGTCGACGCAAGGAATCAAGCACGTCACGTCGAGCCCACATTTTCCGCAAAGCAATGGACAGGCCGAACGCACGGTCCAGACGGCGAAGGCCCTTTTGAAAAAGGAACTGGACGTCAACAGCGCCCTCCTAGCACACCGGACGACACCCGGAAGCTGTGGGCACGCGCCGGCCGAACTCCTGATGGGAAGACGACTCCAATCGAACGTCCCTGTGAACCCGAAATCCCTCATCCCTTCGTGGCCATATCTCCACACATACCGAAGACGGTATCGGAAACAACAGGTCGCAAGGGCAACTGTGTATGACTCGCGACACCGGGTGGCGGAGCGTCCAGAGCTGCGGAGCGGTACAACGGTCTGCATCCTGGCGGGCGCCGGAGCACATGGGACGATTCTTGGGATGAACGGAGGGACGAACGGAGGGTGGCCCCACAAGGCGAACCACGAGACACCTACAGGAGTCGTTTTCAACCGCAGCCGGACAGAAACAGCCGACAACAGTCGGCAAACCTCCAACAGCGCCAACACAACAGGACCAAGGCGTGGTCAAGACACGGgctggccgagtggttaa